From Chryseobacterium shandongense, the proteins below share one genomic window:
- a CDS encoding N-6 DNA methylase, protein MGFNKRQHLQLNIDVLRIAFKLEKEKRQATVGERLLMMRYSGFGGLKFVLNPVENEIDINHWRKTEHDLFPLTQELHQLLKENSADDKQYKHYVDSMRSSVLTAFYTPPQVIDAISSALRESGLHIHRFLEPSAGIGSFIQSFSENQKAGVTAYEKDLLTGKILKHLYPESNIRISDFEEVPEREQHTYDVIASNIPFGDTSAFDLSYSRSKDPAKVQAARSIHNYFFLKGTDMLREGGLLAYITSQGILNSPKNETIRTALMQENDLVSVVRLPNNLFTEYAGTEVGSDLIILQKNTAKQGLTERETLFCQSRQTEYNTPGSALFQDKTRIVHTDHTLDTDPYGQPALIYTHKDGVEGIAKDLRQMLFEDFRKHLKLELYKGERNDEPAAQIPAEPKVTPPVIESLSVRRETQPVPVSISGRESPQEQKQLSIFDLFENVNEPVPVLAPSHGAATTKRQSTNNRRSAIGRQPDLFSSAMQQADALPVTGTTINRNTPTNGKKQEAVGDLFSIINGNSGTAEPTVLGTIPEPAPYSGELHPFHRNDCLVMDKGIIGHLQDVNTAEDTAVFHPLNLPSAQRTRAEAYIQLRDVYHQLYTKEAQQQTDYKEERQTLNRLYDAFVKRYGNLNSADNIKLIKTDSSGKEIPYLERVIGGVVRKADIFSHPVSFSTVTIATDNPEEALAASLNKYGSVDLDFMSQISGIAGDALKEALHGRIYYNPLQQEYEISERWIAGNVVEKAQEVRTYIENNPLDAEAKASLTVLEEARPRRIEFEELDFNLGERWIPTGIYARFASHLFDADLLIHYSESSDDFSVKCHQGNMNIWEKYAVKAESRTFDGVALLKHALVNTTPDITKKVMVGDQEVKVRDMEAIQMANTKIDEIRTAFSEWLHAQNDEFKTRLTEQYNDTFNCFVRPNYDGTHQDFPGLDRKALGIEDLYSSQKDTVWMIKLNGGAICDHEVGAGKTLVMCTAAQEMKRLGLAHKPMIIGLKSNVHEIAEAYRTAYPHAKILFPGKEDFTPQKRLRIFGDIKNNEWDCVILTHDQFGMIPQSPEIQKEILELELDSVDRNLDALQSQGKEVTRGMLAGVVKRKQNLEVKLKTLEHDIEHRKDDVVDFKMMGIDHLFVDESHQFKNLMFNTRHTRVAGLGNADGSLKAMNLLFAIRTIQERNNADMGATFLSGTTISNSLTELYLLFKYLRPRAMEKQGIHSFDAWAAIYARKTTDYEFSVANNIVAKERFRYFIKVPELAQFYSEITDYRTAKDIGIDRPNKNEVLYNIPPTPDQEVFIKKLMEFARTGNAELLGRAKLSASEEKAKMLIATDYARKMSLDMRMISGRYGDHPDNKASHCAANIAKYYNRYNAQKGTQFVFSDLGTYKPGEWNVYSEIKRKLVEDYDIPAQEIRFIQEAKNDKQRKELIKGMNEGKIRVLFGSTSMLGTGVNAQKRAVAVHHLDTPWRPSDLAQRDGRAVRKGNEIAKFFADNKVEVIIYAVEKSLDSYKFNLLYNKQLFIDQLKTNNLGKRTIDEGSMDEKSGMNFSEYVAILSGNTDLLDKAKLEKQIAGLESEKQAFNRSKFGAKYKLQDCTEMLESAESRLKRLILDWDNLQGRLEKRSDGTVANPVILDGLPPNADVKQIGAKLGQLSEKTRTGGQYEEIGSLYGFTLLVKTEISEKEGVDIRVNRFLVQGEGNIKYTYNNGLIAKDEKLAAMNFLNALEKLPGYIEQEQKKIAEIQKDLPILQEVVNGIWSKESRLSGLKTELAAVERKIQLSITPETKEEPKELQAEKHEEVPRISDNIIPSKGNQMSRGIL, encoded by the coding sequence ATGGGCTTCAATAAACGCCAGCATCTCCAGCTGAATATTGATGTCCTGCGAATTGCTTTTAAACTGGAAAAGGAGAAACGACAAGCCACCGTAGGCGAAAGACTGCTCATGATGCGATACAGCGGATTTGGCGGTCTTAAATTCGTGCTGAATCCCGTTGAAAACGAAATCGACATCAATCATTGGAGAAAAACGGAACACGACCTTTTCCCGCTCACGCAGGAACTCCACCAGCTACTCAAAGAAAATTCCGCCGACGATAAGCAGTACAAACATTATGTGGACAGTATGCGAAGCTCTGTCCTTACGGCATTCTATACACCACCCCAGGTAATAGATGCCATTTCTTCCGCATTGCGTGAAAGCGGTTTGCATATTCACAGATTCCTTGAACCGTCCGCGGGTATCGGCTCATTCATACAGTCATTTTCAGAAAACCAAAAAGCAGGTGTTACCGCTTATGAAAAAGACTTGCTTACAGGCAAGATCTTAAAGCACCTTTACCCCGAAAGCAATATCCGTATAAGTGATTTCGAGGAAGTGCCAGAAAGGGAGCAGCACACTTATGACGTAATCGCCAGTAATATCCCTTTTGGGGATACGTCGGCATTCGACCTGTCTTATTCTCGAAGCAAAGATCCTGCAAAGGTTCAGGCTGCTCGAAGCATACACAATTACTTTTTTCTGAAAGGTACTGATATGCTACGTGAGGGTGGCTTATTAGCGTACATCACTTCACAGGGTATCCTCAACAGCCCAAAGAATGAAACCATACGAACGGCGTTGATGCAGGAAAATGATTTGGTTTCGGTAGTACGCTTACCCAATAACCTGTTCACTGAGTACGCAGGTACAGAAGTTGGAAGTGATTTGATTATTCTGCAAAAGAATACGGCGAAGCAGGGGCTGACCGAAAGAGAAACACTGTTTTGCCAAAGCAGACAAACCGAATACAATACCCCCGGTAGTGCCTTATTCCAGGACAAAACCAGAATAGTGCATACCGACCATACATTAGATACCGACCCTTATGGGCAGCCCGCCCTGATCTACACCCATAAAGACGGTGTCGAGGGCATTGCTAAAGACCTCCGCCAAATGCTGTTTGAAGACTTTAGGAAGCACCTGAAGTTAGAGTTATACAAGGGTGAGCGAAACGATGAGCCAGCAGCACAAATTCCTGCCGAACCAAAGGTAACGCCCCCTGTTATTGAATCTTTAAGCGTTCGAAGGGAAACACAACCTGTGCCCGTTTCGATTTCTGGTAGGGAAAGTCCGCAGGAACAAAAACAGTTGAGCATTTTTGATCTGTTTGAAAATGTAAACGAACCCGTGCCGGTGCTGGCTCCATCACATGGAGCGGCCACCACTAAAAGACAAAGCACCAACAATAGAAGATCTGCAATAGGTCGCCAGCCCGACCTGTTCAGTAGTGCGATGCAGCAAGCTGATGCGCTTCCTGTTACAGGTACGACAATCAATCGAAATACACCAACCAATGGTAAAAAACAGGAAGCAGTCGGCGACTTGTTCTCCATTATTAATGGGAATAGCGGAACTGCTGAACCGACTGTTCTCGGCACCATCCCCGAGCCGGCCCCTTATAGCGGCGAACTGCATCCGTTCCACCGTAACGATTGCCTTGTTATGGATAAGGGCATAATCGGCCATTTGCAAGATGTAAATACGGCAGAAGACACAGCGGTTTTTCATCCTCTTAATTTGCCTTCTGCCCAGCGGACAAGAGCCGAGGCGTATATCCAATTACGGGATGTCTACCACCAGCTTTACACCAAAGAGGCGCAGCAACAGACCGACTATAAAGAAGAAAGGCAAACCCTCAACCGTTTGTACGATGCCTTTGTGAAGCGGTACGGCAATCTCAATAGTGCCGATAACATCAAGCTGATTAAAACGGATAGTTCCGGCAAAGAAATCCCTTATCTGGAGCGTGTGATCGGCGGCGTTGTGCGCAAAGCCGATATCTTCAGCCATCCCGTTAGCTTTTCCACTGTAACCATAGCTACTGATAATCCCGAAGAAGCATTAGCGGCATCGCTGAACAAATACGGCAGCGTGGATTTGGACTTCATGTCTCAAATCAGCGGGATCGCTGGTGACGCGTTGAAAGAAGCACTGCATGGCCGTATTTATTACAATCCTCTTCAACAGGAATATGAAATATCCGAACGCTGGATTGCAGGGAACGTCGTTGAAAAAGCCCAAGAGGTGCGTACTTATATTGAAAACAATCCCCTTGATGCTGAGGCTAAAGCGAGCCTTACCGTTTTGGAAGAAGCACGACCAAGACGTATTGAATTTGAGGAACTGGACTTCAACCTCGGTGAGCGTTGGATACCCACGGGCATTTATGCCCGCTTTGCTTCGCACCTGTTCGATGCAGATTTACTTATTCACTACTCCGAAAGCTCTGATGACTTTTCCGTAAAGTGTCACCAGGGAAATATGAATATATGGGAAAAATATGCCGTCAAAGCCGAAAGCCGGACGTTTGACGGGGTTGCCCTTCTCAAACACGCACTCGTTAATACCACGCCCGATATTACCAAAAAAGTGATGGTGGGGGATCAGGAAGTGAAAGTGCGGGATATGGAAGCCATACAAATGGCGAACACGAAGATTGATGAAATCCGTACTGCCTTTTCGGAATGGCTCCACGCCCAAAACGACGAATTTAAAACGAGGCTGACCGAGCAGTACAACGATACGTTTAACTGTTTCGTCCGCCCAAACTATGATGGGACCCATCAGGACTTTCCGGGCTTAGACCGTAAGGCATTAGGCATTGAGGATTTGTATTCGAGCCAAAAGGACACCGTTTGGATGATTAAGCTGAATGGCGGTGCGATCTGCGACCACGAAGTAGGTGCAGGAAAAACGCTGGTAATGTGTACCGCTGCCCAGGAAATGAAGCGTTTAGGGCTGGCGCATAAGCCTATGATTATCGGACTGAAGAGCAATGTGCATGAGATTGCCGAAGCCTACCGCACGGCCTATCCTCACGCAAAAATCTTGTTTCCGGGCAAAGAAGATTTTACACCGCAAAAACGCCTGCGCATTTTTGGTGACATAAAAAACAACGAGTGGGATTGCGTGATACTCACGCACGATCAATTCGGGATGATCCCACAGTCGCCCGAAATACAAAAGGAAATCCTTGAACTCGAACTGGACAGCGTGGATAGGAACCTTGATGCCCTGCAATCGCAGGGTAAGGAAGTGACCAGGGGAATGCTTGCCGGCGTTGTCAAACGGAAACAAAACCTCGAAGTAAAGCTAAAAACCTTGGAACACGATATTGAGCACCGCAAGGATGATGTGGTGGACTTTAAGATGATGGGCATCGACCATCTGTTCGTGGACGAAAGCCACCAATTTAAGAATCTGATGTTTAACACCCGCCATACCCGGGTTGCCGGATTGGGCAACGCGGATGGTAGCTTAAAGGCCATGAACCTGCTTTTTGCGATCCGAACTATTCAGGAGCGCAATAATGCGGATATGGGTGCGACCTTTCTCTCGGGAACTACCATCAGCAACTCGTTAACGGAGCTTTACCTGCTGTTCAAGTACCTGCGACCACGTGCAATGGAAAAACAGGGTATTCATTCATTTGATGCCTGGGCAGCTATCTATGCAAGGAAAACTACCGATTATGAATTTTCGGTGGCTAACAATATCGTGGCAAAAGAGCGTTTCCGCTACTTCATCAAAGTGCCCGAACTTGCGCAGTTCTATTCCGAAATCACAGATTACCGGACCGCAAAGGACATTGGCATTGACCGCCCCAATAAGAACGAGGTATTGTACAATATACCGCCTACGCCCGACCAGGAAGTATTTATCAAAAAGCTGATGGAATTTGCCAGGACGGGAAATGCGGAACTGCTGGGGAGGGCAAAGCTCAGTGCCAGTGAAGAAAAGGCAAAGATGCTGATAGCTACAGACTATGCCCGTAAAATGTCGCTTGATATGCGAATGATAAGTGGCAGGTACGGCGACCATCCAGATAACAAGGCTTCGCATTGTGCGGCAAATATTGCTAAGTATTATAACCGATACAACGCACAGAAAGGAACGCAGTTCGTTTTCTCCGATTTGGGAACCTACAAACCTGGCGAATGGAATGTGTACTCCGAAATCAAGCGCAAGCTCGTAGAAGACTACGACATCCCTGCGCAGGAAATACGGTTTATACAGGAAGCCAAAAATGATAAGCAGCGTAAAGAGCTTATCAAAGGAATGAACGAGGGCAAGATCCGTGTGCTGTTCGGTTCTACAAGTATGCTCGGTACGGGTGTAAATGCACAGAAAAGAGCCGTTGCCGTTCATCATTTAGATACACCGTGGCGACCGAGCGACCTCGCCCAACGTGATGGCAGGGCCGTTCGTAAAGGGAATGAAATTGCGAAGTTCTTTGCCGATAACAAAGTAGAGGTAATTATCTACGCCGTCGAAAAATCACTGGATAGCTATAAGTTCAACCTGTTGTACAATAAGCAGCTTTTTATTGATCAGTTAAAGACCAACAACCTTGGCAAACGTACCATTGACGAGGGCAGTATGGACGAAAAATCGGGAATGAACTTCTCGGAATACGTGGCAATCCTGTCGGGTAATACAGACCTGCTGGATAAAGCCAAACTGGAAAAACAGATTGCCGGACTGGAAAGTGAAAAGCAGGCTTTCAACCGTTCTAAGTTCGGTGCCAAATACAAGCTGCAAGACTGTACTGAAATGCTTGAAAGCGCAGAGTCCCGTTTAAAACGACTGATCCTTGATTGGGATAATCTGCAAGGGCGTTTAGAAAAACGTTCCGACGGTACTGTTGCCAACCCTGTGATTCTGGACGGTTTACCGCCAAATGCCGATGTGAAACAAATCGGTGCAAAGTTGGGTCAGCTTTCGGAAAAAACCCGCACTGGAGGGCAGTATGAGGAAATCGGCAGCCTTTACGGTTTTACCTTATTGGTGAAAACCGAAATTTCTGAAAAGGAAGGCGTGGATATTCGGGTCAATCGTTTCTTGGTACAGGGCGAAGGCAATATCAAGTATACCTACAATAACGGACTGATTGCTAAAGATGAAAAGCTGGCGGCGATGAACTTTCTGAATGCACTGGAGAAATTACCCGGTTACATCGAACAGGAACAAAAGAAGATTGCGGAAATACAAAAAGATCTGCCCATTCTTCAGGAAGTGGTTAACGGTATTTGGTCAAAGGAAAGCCGTTTGAGCGGACTTAAAACGGAACTGGCTGCTGTTGAAAGGAAGATACAACTATCCATTACCCCCGAAACCAAAGAGGAACCCAAAGAATTGCAAGCTGAAAAACACGAAGAAGTTCCGCGGATTTCGGACAACATTATACCGTCAAAAGGTAATCAGATGTCCCGTGGCATACTATAA